In Anabas testudineus chromosome 12, fAnaTes1.2, whole genome shotgun sequence, the genomic stretch AACAACATGCCAAGGCAGTTAGATGGATGAAGATTTCTCTCTAAGAATTCAGCACAGGCATCCCGTATGTCTTGAAACTCCAACATGTCCCCAGCCTCCAGTAGTGATTCTGCGTTCTCCTCATTGATGACCACTCGCGATGAGTATGCATAATCCAGCAGGAGCTCTAAAACCTCCGGATGGATGGAGTCACGAAAGTCTACCTCACTGGCCTGGCTCTCCCTCAACCCACCGCTGAACATGGCCTCGAAGTAGCGGCTGCAGGCAGCCAGCACAGCACGGTGGCAGGGGAAGGAGCGGCTACCGGCATGAAGCAGGACATCTGTGAAAAGCCTCTGTTGCCTTAGTGAGTTGAGGTGCATGAGGACACTGTCAGCATAGGAAGACTTGTGGAACAGGTAGATGTTCATCGAGCCAGTGCTGGCTCGTGATTTTCGGTTCTCATGGACGCACACGGACATTTTCATTGAATCCTgcaagagaaaagacaagacaaatcTCTCTTGAATACAATGCTTTACTAAAAGTTTACATTTGAGCGGAGACAGGTTCTCTTTGACTGAATGTGAAACCTAATTTCCTTGCTACATCAAATAAAGATGGAAATAATTTTCGATATTCAATAAAGGAATGTCTTTGATGTGCCAGCGAGACAACAAAAATAAGTCTGCTGTTAAAAAGATGAGTCATATCAATTATGTCTGCTAGCTCTTTATAACAATTGTGAGCAGACCTGAGAGTTTAGCATCATAATAACAAGTTTCCCACAAAGAGGAGGACAGCTTTCAGTAATAATATGTCTGTTGCtgtcaagagaaaaaaaataatttgagtGTTGAGTGAATATATCTATTATTCAATCTCTATTTATTTCAATCCTCCAGTCTGCCCTTGAACCATGGCTTTTTTAGATATTATTTCTACCACTTTTTTCAGAAGCTCCTCATTGCACATAATTCAGTACAATACACATtgtgatattatttaaaaaatactacagtactgtagatTTAGCAGTTTTCTGTCAAGTAGTAAATTGGCCCATTTTGCCCCACTAAATTGCATCCTCTGCAGTCACTGCTATGTATATTCCCACTGCAAAGTCAGTGCAGAAATATTACAAAGGTCAGGCCTAATATTAGTGATTTGATCATTTagatgattttttaaaaagaatattgTAATCCTTTCCAagagataaaacacatttaacacgTTTAACAAGTTATGAATGTCAAGTGGAAGACAATGTCTTCCCTGCAGACATCAGAAAGATTTTCCCATTTCAAGCAGTGCTAATCCCCTTCTTTTTGAGATATGATCATTTACAAGTAATTGTCCCTTTGTGGTGATctttaaaaaagaggaaaataaaaagacagcagGACAGTTTGAGGCCTCAAAGAAATTTACTCCACTACCCTTTGAGAACATCACAGCTCACATCTTAACTGTCCTTGCCCTGTCCTTGCTTGGAGCTCACTTTCATTCCACCCAATCTCTACAAGCCAAGTACCTTCTGCACTATTTCCTGAGGTACTCAGTCCCTATCTGACCTAGTAAATTCACATCTGACAGATTCTTCGACCAGATATTTTCAGCTCTGAGTCTGCTCTTGGGTCTGTGGGTCTCAGTGAATAATTTAACGAGTTACAGAAGACTGCTTAATCTTAAGAGTAAACTTTAAGGCCAGCTGCACTGCACACAGCCTTTTAGGAATCTAAATAGGCTTTAGGTGCTTGTAGCATGTCTGTAGATTCAGCATTGACAGCAAACGGCTACAGCTGTGAGACTGAATTTTGTCTGTTGCTATGAATTCCAATGATGTTTTTAAGGCTAAAGATGAAAACATCCATAAAAAATTTTCAAAACACTCCTCCAGAATAACCTATTCCTCCACAAGCCATTTATATGTCCAGtcagaaacacagtgatatAGCTGACTTCCTTTATAgcacaacacagacactgaattTATGTCTATTTTGAATGAACTTTGAGTGTTTTGatcaaatgtgttgtttattatatatgtatttgaaTGACTGATGTCCTGCTGACCACTGCTGCCCTTTATTCTCTGgcagtgtgaaaatgtttttcaaccTCCAGGTGGTGAATGTTTGatactgaggaaaaaaaaaaaaagattttcactTCAAGATTTAGAGAGTTCAGAAGTTCCCATGTGTTAAAAATGATTCTACTACGACACAGCGGTGGAAAGGAAAggacattttccattttctttaagTTGCATCACCTGCTCTAAAATCCTCAGAAGGGAGTCTCATGAATAGACAATCAAGCTTGAAACCTGCAGGTACATATGACAGTCCCCTGGAGCTCCCTGGTGAGCAATGTCATTCACACCTTTGACGTTAACTGAAATCTATTGTTCTTCGTCACAAACTCCATAATTAAATTCCAGTTAAACTAACTCCCCAAACCAACTGcaactgtttttctttgaaaaatGGCATTAGCcaatttaaatatgttgtcaGTGCTACTGACACTGGGGCTAATACTCCCTGCAGCCCATTTTACATAATGTACTTGCATTCCAGCCTTAGGTTTTAAAACTGGAGGCTGAATGAGTAAGAAGGcaagaatgaaaaataatccATTATGTTATGTGAAGAGCAGAGATAAGAAATTACCTGTGTGACTGCTTCATAAAAGACCTGCATCCATTTGTTTTCCAGTGATACATGCCTGCCAGCTAAATACACTGTCTTAAagtcacagtttgacagtttgagaaatgtgtttattcattttcttgcCAGGAGTTAGATGAAAAGATCAATAGCACTCTCATTCTTGCACGCTAAATATGAAGCAACAGCAAGCAGCTTTACGCAAAGACTGGAAATGCAGAAATTAGCTAGCCTGGCTGTGTTTAAAGATAAAACCTCTAGTGAACACATTTTACCTCTAAACAGAGCCAGGCTACCTAATTCACTTATTTCTAGTCTTTATGCTACTTGAGCTGCAGTTTTCCCTACGGGCAGTGGTATATTCTGTATCTATTCTCTGTGACACCTTATTACAAGTTAGTACAATTACTCATAAATGCTTGAATGGACCAAGAGAATAAACAGTCtcagaaatgttattaaaagtaaataaaatatatactgtacaaatgtCTCACTGACAAAATGCAACAACTGTTAACTGTTAAAGGAAGGTAGACCTGTGAAAAAATGCAAGAGAGTGACATTTGTACAGCCTTCCAAGTCATATTTTGCAATACTAACCAGGGGAAGAATATTATTTATCACAGCTTGATGAAATGCAAAACCAAATGCATCTTTGGTTTAACTGGATTTATTGCATTccagcacagaagaagaaactggcAACCTGTCCTCTTTTAGCCTGTGGCTATAATGAGAATATTCTAGCCTGCTCTCACCTCAccacacacagagtacacagCACTTGCACTGCAGTTCATGTCTTCTAATTGGAAGCTGTAAGCAGCTTGACTATTTGAATACGTGGCCTTTGCATATGTTATTATTTAGCATGTTAATGATTATAACTTTCAGTATAGTCCAGGTCTGAGGCTCAGGAGCTGACGGGGAGATAAACACTCGGATTAGTCATACAGTCCCTCAGTTGAACACAATAGAGAAAGATGATAAAGAGACCAGTAGTTATTATTTCAAATGACGGTATGCTCATATCAAGGATATTAATGATAAAATCATTCAAGAAGTATCAAAACAAATCTGCATTACAAACAAACGTAGCTGAAACAATGATAAGAGCCATATGTCACAGGTGcagctctttttctgtttctgttatttcacTTCTGGAGGATAATTTAATATCTCCCTTGGTCAGTTATTACTCATAATACTATAATCGTCTACTACATTATTTAACATTGTAATGTTTTCCATGCATGagcgcactcacacacacatacagggaGTGCAAGTAAAGCTGAACAAAAGACCAGCAGCCAACCAGATACCTAttctatttgcattttaaaggaTATAGCCAGAATTGCCAATCAGGCCTGCAGGGACTGAAAACCCCTGTGTTCatacatttgtaatttaaataagAATTTGTCCTTTGTTATACATTAACTCAGTTCAATGAGGATCTACTAAGAGAGaatagtttaaaatattttcagggATTCTTATTAATATTCCAATTTACAAGCAGCAGCTCAGGTTGTGTGTGATGTTAAGATGATTTTTGTAAACAACCACATATCTGTTTGTTTATCAACACATGTAGCGTAGGCTATTGAGAAAATCAGATTACAGTACTACATGACTAAAAGTTGGTTTGTACAGTAAACAGGTTACAGCGAGATGATAAACTCTGAGTGCAACAAATCGTTCCTCCTGATAATTATCcgatgaaagaaaaacaaaaacaaaaaacaaagtcacctTTTCTACAAGTAAATTTGGTGAACTCCCAATGcttacaaatatttttttaattaccttaaatatatatatacacacttcATTATTACTACAACTCGAACAAAACGAGGCACGTGTGAAGATGTGCTGATTTCCTTTGTCACATCTCGGTTTTTAGTGGAAGCAActaaatcaattaaaaacatttgttatcaGATGAatcattaatgaaaataagTGATTGTATAAATGATCAGTGCTCATGATATTATAACTTGCTCCTGGTGTCTGATTGATTTCACAGCCTACTTTCTGTTACAGTAACAGACTTTCACACCAACGTACCCAGAGAGGAAGCagtttgagagtgtgtgtgtggttgtttggACGGCTGTGAGAGTTGTTAGCCTCATCCCCTCACAGAAAACAGATCGGCAGACATCAAACCGGAAAACATACACTACATGCCACACTCAGAAagcacacaggaaaaaaaaaggcatgcaCATGCAGCGTCTGGACTCTATCTAAGGGCCTGGCTGGCTGCAGTCTGTTTCAAATCATTGCCAGGTGTTCATGGTCGACCATGGAGTGAGGAAGAGGGATGGGAGGGAGTGATTCAAAAGTAAACACCAGGCTTATGTAGGCCAACTATATACATCTCCacttggagaaaaaaaagcaacaagatGCAAAACAAGGGGGCAGACCAGCAGCTATTGATCTGCATGTCTGCATCAATCTTCATCTGTATATATTCAAACCAGCTGTCCACAGATACAGACTCACATCTGAGCGAGGTTAATGCTGTTTAAACTAATGCCCTGTTACtataaaaggaaattaaaacagCAAGGAGAGCATGTCGTTGAGGATGTCGCTTCTAAAACACGTAAAGCATCTTGAGCGTGCAGCAACAGCGTGGTGAACACCGAAAGACacaaaggactgaggggaggttagaaacacatttcatgacaatttaaaacatacagtgcaAATAGTGACCTGTGCAAATTAGAGCAATATCATAATACTGATAAAATCAATTAAAGCAACAGCAGTCTTTTGTCTGATAACCTGTTTCTGTTGCGCTTTCTTTCTGCTCCAACGCGGAGTTTTCCAGCATCAGGTGATCAGCATGGGATGCAGCACTTGTTAGAATAAAACTATACTAGCCTGTAGGAAggggatttgttttttaaatgtacctCTTTGGGTGAAAGCAGGAGTTCAATTGTGCCCGCAGTATCCCTCGAACATGCCACTTCTGAAAGAGCCACGATGCAAGCTTTGCGCTCGGGGAGTGTAAGAACTCCTTGGTTATTTCCAAAATACTGGAGGACACTGGCTCAGGCCGATTTCCTCCACCACACCGGGTTGTCTGCAAATCTCCGAAGTGATAGCTGTGTGTATATTAAGGCTCCgaacacaacacactgacttTAACGCAAAGGATGAGCGGAGATGTGCGGACGCGTCTCTTCAGAGGACGCAGCTCTGCTCCTGTGTGACGCTCCTGCTCCTGCGCTCCCACTGAAAATCAATGGGTGTGTTTACAATGAGAGGGGGAGGACCGACACTTCGTGcaggaaatggagagagagagagggaggaggtggagtgtGCAAGAAGGAGAGTTGGtttcccaacacacacacacacacacacacacacacacacacacacacacacacacgtatctACACTTCagatttatgtactgtagacttaggaaagaaaaacaaacaaacaactttcAGTTCTGTTCACTTTTATTTGCAAATATAAATCTTCCAGTCGTGGAAAATATAGAACTCCCATCATATTTGTGTATAATATAAATTTATTATAAGTTGAAACTGTTAAAATTATCTTTACCATGACCAGTGACAACATCTAATGAGGTTCACGATTTACTGCATATACCCTACCCACCTGTAATGTTACTGTAATAGCTGATGATTCACACTAGAATCATCTAAAATCATCTAAACTCACCACATCTCTGTCATACTCCACTTTACtgtcaatatatatatatactggtATTTCTGGTTTAAAGCTACACATGGGATGCACCCACTGCTGGTACACAGGAGCTGCTGGCAAAAGAAAACCCACTCCTGTGATCAGGGCCcaaagaaaagttttgtttttgtggagtTGCACTTAAAAAACTacttatatttaaaaacaataccATATAGGAAATGCGAGTCCGAGCTGCCCGACACTGAACACCACAGACAGAATGTACAGCGAGTCCTATAGGATTATAAACACATTGTGGGTTTTGGTTGGGGTCGCTGGGAACGGGAAGTCCAATTTTATCCCTGGACATGACTCCCTTGTGTGAGTCACATCTGTGGTGCTTGTTGACGGTACTTTTGGCTGTGACTAAACTCTTCATTGGACCCTTGAGGCTATAACATTATtactttgtttggttttatgtgCAGTGAACTTGTGTTGTGGTGATTACAGAGCAGTAATCTGGTTTCTTTTTCCCATCAGCTGTTTTTTTCATGAAAACAGAATAACACTATTACTACAGCATTATATTAAGGGTAATAGAGTACACTGCACCCGAGAGAAGTGTTTTTAGTTGGGAATGAAAACTCATTTTAGTAgacaaggttttatttatgtatgacAGGAGAGACATCTAGTGGACAGAATATGTGCAAAAGTTTGAAAAGGGGGAACTGAGGGAGTTTTACAGACTTTGGTTCTATAACATGTTgtgtaatttattcattttaatatatgcATAGCTAATTCATGAATGACAAAAGTGCCtttgtaactgtgaagaaaaaatCTTTAAGGCAGTAAGAGCTTCATATGTGACATGAGAGACACCTGGTGGACAAAAAGTTGCTGGGTCTAAAACTGTTTATTGATCCTTTCAGTAACTTCAATCACTACATGAAATAACACAGTTACACCTGCcttagaataaaaatattttaaactcacaaatTACTTATTAAACTCTCAACATTTGtcaactgtgttgtttttatttatgggAAACATAAACTGTATTCATCCTGTTTCGGTTTATTCTATCTCATGGAAAAAGTAGAGAATGAGGAAAAGGTTATGATCCGATCCAgaagcagtgaaataaaagtaaatacaggGTAAGCAACCTCATTCTTGAAGAAAGGAAAAGTTAAAGCTATAACAAgctgcacaaattaaaaaagtgCAGATATCTACTTCCACCTCGTGATGAATCAGTCATGAGAGAAGACAGATGCTGGAAGTCACAAGATGAAAATTGTTTGGCTTGttcaatgtgacattttcaagAAGTGAGGTTTGCAAACATCTCTTACATCACGTTGTTTCTAACTTCTCACTGTGGTTTGGATTTGAAAGATGATGGACATAAATGATTAGATTATCAATATCAGGCTGGTTGCAACAATATGCAACAGGTtgagaaacagtgtgtgtatgtaatgtTTGTTATATTAAAGCCAGGGctgaaaataaagaacattttccTAATTCATTGCTAAGGAATGTGACATCTTCACATTTTACGAGCTGAAATAGGGAATGTTTGGCATTTTGACATGGAAAttaccacacacatacatatttaatgaCCTTTCCCAGCAGCGTTTTACATCAGACTCGTCATGTAACAAACGTCCCTTTGAGAAACAGGTTGAGTGGAGCTGTACTTTTTGAATCACTGAGTCATGCTGCTGGAGCAGTAGCATTTTTTTTACCTGGTCTTTGTTGCTGTTAATAAACCCTTTTGGCCTAAGGTGACAAACAACATGCCATCAGAATGAGACGAACACATAAGCATCTCCTCTAAGAGCTGAATTCATAGCTCATACACAACAGTAACTATATGGTGACTAATGTGTAGTTAACAGAACTGAATCAGTTTTTATATGATAACTCGCCTCAGGTTGTGCTACTGAAGATCTGACGAGAGACATTTTAACACAGCAGTAAAGctgataaaaagaaatgtctttatCAACCTATTTCGCATCAAACACTTATTTAAACCTTTATGATTATGTGTTGTATTTAGAATCTCCTGTTGCATTTAAATAACTGctaaataacttttatttaagtttttgcTTCATTCAATACTTGTCAGGCGGCAGCAATAAACATTGCATAAGTAGTGCATGAACTAAATGGCTAAATAGCATGTTTTAAAGAAAGATACTGTTGATTGTTGAGgagttaaattaattttactgaactaactttactttttaatacTCTCTTATGTTTTATGTGGGACGCGGCCCCTTTAAATCTGGGTACTTCCGCATGCGAAGCCCCGCCCCCCGCTTCCTGCTCATAATGCTGCTGACTGAGCACCGGGTCTTCAGACTTCTTCACTTTCTTCCCTCAAAATGAGAACTGCTCTGAATTTTGCAGTGCTCCTTCTGGCCCTGGGCCTTTGTGAGAGTTTGCAGAGGGGTTACGTCGGCGAAGAACCCGAACCCGTCGCCGAGCCTTCAAAATACGGCTCTCTGTGGCCTCTGCCGCAGAAAGTGCAGATTTCTGATGTTTCCTACAAATTATCCTCGTCCAACTTCAGAATAGTTGACGGCAAACTGTCCTACGCTGACCCGAGCTGCAGCCTCCTGCAGGATGCCTACAGAAGGTGACAAACTTTAggtcatttgatttgtttggatgttttttaGCTTGGTGTTAgattcactttctcttttctctgtttggaCAAAACAATACCCTCGTGGTGCGTTCAAGGACCATTTGTCGCTCTTTCTCGACAGATATTTCGACTACATATTTGGTTTAACTCGAAAACACGGGCCGAAAAGCGGGAGGACAGGTCCATCTGAGCTGACGGAGCTGCAGGTGTGGATCACATCACCTGACACTGAATGTGACGGATATCCCAGTTTAGCATCTGACGAGTCATGTGagtctctttccttctttgtgATAACAGATTTATCATCATACCCATTGTCTTTAGTCTGGTGCTTCTGGGAAGTTGAGTGCCCTAACTAAGCAGGGTATGGTTAAGGATGGTTGAAGAGCAGTATAGTAGccataatgttaaatatatagataataataataataataataataaactcagACTATGACTACTCATATTAGGAGAATAGATGGATAGAAATAGGAAATTTCATATTTATGTCCAGTCTCTCCAAGTTGTCTTGTGCAGAATGAGTTTAACAGCTGTTGCACACTTCTGTTTGGAGGAATTAGACACTTTTCCACTGTTCTCTGTTGCAACCGCCCCCACTTTACAATACATGCACTTAAACACAGTCATTAGATTCAAGGTTGTTCATATCTCACGACCGATCCGAGTGAAATTATACTTTATGTTATAGTTCAAGTTACTCTACAGCATTTTTttcaaaacacacttttaatatatatatttttttattactcaaCGCTTTCTTTTATTACTCAATACATTGCATTAAAGTgcaaagcaacagaaaacactaCATCTTAAGTTGGTATTCATAGAATGCATTTTCCTTTTAATGTACAGGCCACTTTTAAAATAGGtacacaaattatttaaattccTTTCCACAGTCTGTGGAACGGGGAACTCTTCTGCAAATTCCTATGCAGCAAACTCTCCCTgactcaggttttttttttttttttttttgcatgctttgttcctcacttgATATTTCACAATCTAGTCATTTGATATTGTGAAAAATCAAATGACTATTAAATTATGAAATGTCATATGGCAATCAtatcaaaaaatgaaaataaacattacacagAGTAATCTGCAGGCCTCTGCTGATTAATTTTGATATTCATCTGCTGCTATTTCAGGTTTAGATACGTCTGTTTTATTACTTCATACTAATATTCACTGCCAGAAAAGCGGCTGACCTCATGACTTGCTAGTGGATTTAGTGATGATCTAGACTAAATGTGTAAAGCCCCCTGTTAAGACCCCACACTACGGACCACAATGACCATCTGTCAAACTCTGACAACACTGAACACGCTCATGAAATGCACAACTGTTTGTGTCCACAGATGAACTGTCAGTGCAGCTGCCATATGCTGTCCTGAAAGCACCCAAGGTCTGGGGAGTCCTGCATGGTAGgatttgtttgcatgttaatTCTCAAAACATGAACCATGAAGAAATGTCTTATCTTAGCTTAGCTAAGATAAGATAAGTCATAATCACTTGAGATGCTCTGAAATGATAATTAGAAtcacaggaagaaaaaaggaTGTAAAGTAATCTCTGCATCTATTTGCATGTGTAGCATGTATTTAAAAGCTGCCAATAAAATGCTTAGTCCAATGTGACATTGCACTTTGCATTGCAAACGTGGCTGTCAGCTCTCCGCAATATAAAATCACAATCTGGCTCACATATCTAGGTAATCAAATaaccatattttcattttatggtTTTATAAGAACATCCAATtacttgatttgatttattatattgtgtttattttgtttccactgtttctAGGTCTGGAAACCTTCAGCCAGTTGGTCTATGAAGATGAATATGGAGTTGTAAGTCAACACAACTGTTtctaacttttattttgttgtgagTTATGTCCAAGCTTATTTTAACTCGCATCATTTTAtctcctgtgtttttatagaaaaaCGTCAATTCATCAGAAATCAATGACTTCCCCAGATTTGCACATAGAGGCATCTTACTGGACAGCTCTCGGCATTTCCTGCCCGTTCAAGTCATCTTGGATAATTTGGTATGTCACTAAGACATATTCTTATCtcagttttttattgttatatcctatttactatttaaatataaatgttcatttgtttattcacCCAGGAAACGATGGCCATGAACAAATTTAATGTCTTTCACTGGCACATCGTCGACGatccttcttttcctttcatgaGCAAAACGTTCCCACAGCTGAGTCAGAAGGTCAGTGAGACGGGTTACTGGTGTTAAACCTTGGCAAAGACAAGTAGAGTTTTTATATTaagacattatatttgtcaatcTATAATTCACcagaagtgtttttttcattaaacGGTTCACAGGGAGCTTACCACCCATACACACATGTGTACACACCTGCTGATGTGAAGAAAGTAATTGAATTTGCCCGTGTGAGAGGAATTCGTGTCATCCCAGAGTTCGACACTccaggacacacacagtcttGGGGC encodes the following:
- the hexb gene encoding beta-hexosaminidase subunit beta isoform X1, with the translated sequence MRTALNFAVLLLALGLCESLQRGYVGEEPEPVAEPSKYGSLWPLPQKVQISDVSYKLSSSNFRIVDGKLSYADPSCSLLQDAYRRYFDYIFGLTRKHGPKSGRTGPSELTELQVWITSPDTECDGYPSLASDESYELSVQLPYAVLKAPKVWGVLHGLETFSQLVYEDEYGVKNVNSSEINDFPRFAHRGILLDSSRHFLPVQVILDNLETMAMNKFNVFHWHIVDDPSFPFMSKTFPQLSQKGAYHPYTHVYTPADVKKVIEFARVRGIRVIPEFDTPGHTQSWGKGQTDLLTPCYSGSKPSGTFGPVNPILNSTYDFMKQFFKEISTVFPDAYIHLGGDEVNFSCWKSNPDIQKFMTDHGFGQDFSKLESFYIQNLLDIVTTTNKGYMIWQEVFDNGVKLTPDTLIHVWKGNQQQYQKEMANVTSSGYQTLLSTPWYLNRISYGQDWQEFYKADPQEFNGTETQKKLVIGGEACLWGEYVDATNLSPRLWPRASAVAERLWSAMDVTDLGDAWNRLSPHRCRMVERGVPAEPLFVSYCPREYNGV
- the hexb gene encoding beta-hexosaminidase subunit beta isoform X2, which gives rise to MRTALNFAVLLLALGLCESLQRGYVGEEPEPVAEPSKYGSLWPLPQKVQISDVSYKLSSSNFRIVDGKLSYADPSCSLLQDAYRRYFDYIFGLTRKHGPKSGRTGPSELTELQVWITSPDTECDGYPSLASDESYELSVQLPYAVLKAPKVWGVLHGLETFSQLVYEDEYGVKNVNSSEINDFPRFAHRGILLDSSRHFLPVQVILDNLETMAMNKFNVFHWHIVDDPSFPFMSKTFPQLSQKGAYHPYTHVYTPADVKKVIEFARVRGIRVIPEFDTPGHTQSWGKGQTDLLTPCYSGSKPSGTFGPVNPILNSTYDFMKQFFKEISTVFPDAYIHLGGDEVNFSCWKSNPDIQKFMTDHGFGQDFSKLESFYIQNLLDIVTTTNKGYMIWQEVFDNGVKLHPDTVVHVWIGGKSNEEMHNVTAAGYTTILSAPWYLDYVSYGQDWRRYYQVEPLGFNGTETQKKLVIGGEACLWGEYVDATNLSPRLWPRASAVAERLWSAMDVTDLGDAWNRLSPHRCRMVERGVPAEPLFVSYCPREYNGV